One Streptosporangium becharense genomic window, GTTCGGGTTCGACCCGCTGTTCCAGCGTCTGGCCGCGGCCGGCATCGCGGTGGTGGCGCCCAACCAGCGCGGCAGCACCGGCTACGGCGCCGCCCACCGCGACGCGATCCGCGGCGCCTGGGGCGGCCCGGACCTGGCCGACGTCCTGCATCTGGGCCGCACCCTGGCCGCGACGCGCGGGCCGGACCGGGAGTGTCCAGCCCTGTACGGGATCAGCTACGGGGCCCACCTGGCGCTGCTGGCCGCCGCGGCCCAGCCCGATCTGTGGTCCCGCGCCGCGGTGGTCGCCCCGTTCCTGTCCGGGCCGGCGTTGTACGCCGACGGGCCGCAGTCGGTGCGCAACCTGATCGACCGGCTCGGCGGACGGGAGGAGGTCGGCGACGACCTCGGCCCCCGCGACCTGCTGGCCCTGGCCCCCCGGATGCGGCTGCCGCTGCTGATCGTCCACGGCGAACGGGACCTGATCATCCCGGTCACCCACTCCCGCCGCCTGCACGACCGGCTGCGCGAGAGCGGGCACCGCGACAGCACCGGCCTGACCTATCTGGAGGTACCCGGCGGCGGCCACGACCCTCTGGCCGACACTGGAGGGCATCTCCTCCTCGACTGTGTCACGGACTTCCTGCACACCGGATCACCACCCGGTCTCTGACCCGGCCCGGTTCCGACCCGCGCTCAGCGAAGGCGCGGGGCCTACAAGCCCGGCCGGCATCACATGGCATCGCGCTGACACGGAGAGCGACGCCGGAGGCCGGCCGTTCATGGCGGGGCCGCCCACAAGGGGGCGGGTCACCCCGTCGATCATCACAAAGGAAAGGAAATCGCCATGGAGCTCGACCTCAACGCTCTGGACATGCTTCCCGCTGAGGAGGCTCAGCTGAAGTACTGCGAGTTCACCTGTGGCGAGACCACGAAGAACTGCCGTCGCAGCACCACCCAGTTCTAAGAGCCGCACGGGGCCGGGGGTGTGAGAGCACCCGGGGCCTACCGCATGCGGTGAGGTGTCGCGCGGCCCGTCCTCATCGGGCCGCGGGACACCGTTCCCGGTCGGCGTCCGGCTCTCTCCTCGGTCATCGGGGTGGGATGCCGGAGGCCGGCCGTTCATGGCGGGGCCGCCCACAAGGGGGCGGGTCACCCCGTCGATCATCACAAAGGAAAGGAAATCGCCATGGAGCTCGACCTCAACGCTCTGGACATGCTTCCCGCTGAGGAGGCTCAGCTGAAGTACTGCGAGTTCACCTGTGGCGAGTTCACGAGGAACTGCCGTCGCAGCACCACCCAGTTCTAGGCGCCGCGGCGGAGCCGGGGTGTGAGAGCACCCGGGTCCCACCGCATGCGGTGAGGTGTCCCGCGGCCCGTCCTCATCGGGCCGCGGGACACCGTTCCCGGTCGGCGTCCGGCTCTCTCCTCGGTCATCGGGGTGGGACGCCGGAGGCCGGCCGTTCATGACGGGGCCGCCCACACGGGGCGGACTCGTGCCGGGAGAGGACAACAATGTCAGACCGTGTGCCACATGTGCCGAGGGAGCAGGTGACGCACCGGAACAGTGACCGTCTTCTGGGCTCGGTGGCGCGTGGTGCGTGGATGCCGTTGACGGTGTCGGCGGTGTGCGCTCTGGCGACGGCCGTGGCCGCGCTGGCTCTGCCGGCCGCGCTGGCCGCCGCCGTGGACGCGGTTCTGACCGGCCGGGGAGCGCAGCGCGCCGCGACCGATCTGGCCCTGGTTCTCGCCGTCGCCGTCTGTGCCGGCATCGCGGACGGGATCGCCGAGGCGTCGGCCACCGCGTCGGCCACGGCGGCCCTGCGCCTGCGGCTGGTTTCCCACGTCCTCAGGCTCGACGCCGCGGGTGCCCGCCGCTTCCCGGCCGGGGAGCTGACCAACCGCCTGGTGAGCAACACCGTGACCGCCGGATACGTACCGGTGACGCTGCTCGGTATGGCGATCGAGCTGCTCACCTCCGTCGGCGGCGTCGTCGCGCTGTTCGTGATCGATCTGTGGGTGGGCCTGGCCTTCCTGGCGGGGGTGCCCGTCGGGCTCGTCGCCATGCGCGTGTTCGTCACCCGTGCCGCGGATCTGTACGGCCGCTACCAGGACGCGCAGGGCCACCTGGCGGCGCGGCTGACCGAGGTCCTGACCGGGATCCGCACCGTGCGGGCCTCGGGCACCGCCGGCCGCGAGATCACCCGGGTGCTGGCTCCGCTGCCGGAGCTGTCAGAGACCGGGCACGCCCTGTGGCGGGCACAGGCCCGCAGTGTGTGGCAGATCGCGTTGCTGTTGTCGTTGATCGAGGTGGTCGTGCTCGCCGTGACCGGGCTCGGGGTGGCCGACGGCCGTCTGGCGCCGGGGCAGCTGCTGGCCGCGGCCGGTTACACCACGCTGGGGTTGGCCCTGCTCACGCAGACCGATGTGCTGATGGAGGTGACCTACGCCCGTTCGGCGGCCCGGCGCGTCTGGGAGGTGCTGGCCCTGCCTGCTCCGATCCCCGGC contains:
- a CDS encoding ALQxL family class IV lanthipeptide, with amino-acid sequence MELDLNALDMLPAEEAQLKYCEFTCGETTKNCRRSTTQF
- a CDS encoding ALQxL family class IV lanthipeptide; translation: MELDLNALDMLPAEEAQLKYCEFTCGEFTRNCRRSTTQF